From Phaeodactylum tricornutum CCAP 1055/1 chromosome 11, complete sequence, one genomic window encodes:
- a CDS encoding predicted protein — MTLIELGSPSALQEFIASHRNVIVTFSAHWCGPCKSSHPALRDLADQAKADVNKDVRMGIVYESDISDAIHDYAVRAFPTYVLFQNQRELERVEGVNFVAIQAMIDQHCVTVLKGGTALGSSSSAADATAYTPLSPAAAREARLARLTQNHPSAPQPAPALSIPAAHRKPTPTPSTDNENAPDDVEMMDADTNANTNTNDPTAELDPNVLRTLTDDMGFPLLRAQKGLLFGNGATVEAAVEWLTQHQDDDDIDEPIPANAGAVAQSYKCNECGKILSNMANLELHANKTGHSDFEESTTAVKPLTDDEKKAKIAEIKELLRLKRAEREEAEKVDLTEREKQRRMMGKEMSKTREEVEKEQRKREAYLRKKEKDDFKRERARIRAELAKDKAERQSNKGKLSSKLGIDGYNPDGIQYDVPGQAGGDAAMDDEQHQHHQQKRLKASAAKIDEYITKVSAYKAGGDGGKCLKVLKIYIGNVVDHPDDPKYRSINTDNKAFKIKVKPFIGAKALLLAVGFAPSQSETALELGEGANHELLVSTKGKLESAIAAYG; from the coding sequence ATGACGTTGATCGAGCTGGGTTCGCCTTCCGCCTTGCAGGAATTCATCGCGTCCCATCGCAACGTGATTGTTACCTTTTCCGCGCACTGGTGCGGCCCTTGTAAGTCTTCGCATCCCGCCTTGCGAGACTTGGCGGACCAGGCCAAGGCGGACGTGAACAAAGATGTCCGCATGGGTATCGTCTACGAGTCGGATATATCCGACGCCATTCACGACTACGCAGTGCGTGCCTTTCCCACGTACGTTTTGTTCCAGAATCAACGCGAACTCGAGCGAGTGGAAGGAGTCAATTTCGTGGCCATTCAAGCCATGATTGATCAACACTGCGTCACCGTGTTGAAAGGTGGCACAGCCTTGGGCAGTAGTAGTAGCGCTGCCGACGCCACCGCATACACCCCACTCAGTCCGGCAGCCGCACGGGAAGCCCGGCTCGCCCGGTTGACACAAAATCACCCCTCCGCACCTCAACCCGCACCCGCACTGTCGATACCCGCGGCGCATCGCAAACCGACGCCGACTCCATCCACCGACAACGAAAACGCCCCGGACGATGTTGAAATGATGGATGCGGATACCAACGCGAACACAAACACAAATGACCCGACCGCCGAACTGGATCCCAATGTCCTCCGAACCTTGACCGACGATATGGGATTCCCTCTCTTGCGGGCGCAAAAGGGATTACTCTTTGGTAACGGTGCAACCGTCGAAGCCGCCGTGGAATGGCTCACGCAACAtcaggacgacgacgacattgacgAACCCATTCCTGCCAACGCGGGAGCCGTCGCGCAGTCCTACAAATGCAACGAGTGCGGCAAGATTCTTTCCAACATGGCCAATTTGGAATTGCACGCCAATAAAACGGGTCATTCCGACTTTGAAGAATCCACCACTGCCGTCAAGCCCCtgacggacgacgaaaaaaaggcaaaaatCGCCGAAATCAAGGAACTCCTCCGTCTCAAACGCGCCGAacgcgaagaagctgaaaagGTAGATCTCACGGAACGGGAAAAGCAACGCCGAATGATGGGCAAAGAAATGTCCAAAACGCGGGAAGAAGTCGAAAAGGAACAGCGCAAGCGGGAAGCTTATCTGcgcaagaaagaaaaagacgactTCAAAAGAGAGCGGGCGCGGATTCGGGCCGAACTAGCCAAAGACAAAGCCGAACGGCAAAGTAACAAAGGCAAACTCAGCTCGAAACTGGGTATTGACGGATACAATCCGGACGGTATTCAGTACGACGTTCCGGGTCAGGCCGGCGGGGACGCCGCTATGGACGACGAGCAGCATCAACATCACCAGCAGAAACGACTCAAGGCCAGTGCGGCCAAGATTGACGAGTACATTACCAAAGTTTCGGCGTACAAAGCGGGTGGGGACGGTGGTAAGTGTCTCAAAGTGCTCAAGATCTACATTGGCAACGTCGTGGACCACCCAGACGACCCGAAGTACCGGTCCATCAATACGGATAACAAGGCTTTCAAAATCAAAGTCAAACCGTTCATTGGCGCTAAAGCTTTACTCCTGGCGGTAGGATTTGCACCGAGCCAGAGCGAAACGGCGTTGGAACTAGGCGAAGGGGCCAATCACGAATTGTTGGTCAGTACCAAGGGAAAGTTGGAATCCGCCATTGCGGCGTACGGATAG
- a CDS encoding predicted protein, which produces MDAAVNGAAAVACEACGWAAALCSMLAFGTFGVPIKSKAAVSVDIDPLVFQTYKTFMCFATSWLVLLAGEPFTFTPWGIVSGLFWVPGGTATIFAVKNAGLAIGIGIGSSFIVLVSFIWGIFVFEEAVHSKTGACLAIFSMMLGLLGMSYFSSPESAEAIAADEAQDEPLAWALETTDPGDALVTNAQHSVRLCSGIRYRGLGPGGHETDDNQNSDHSSSNSNPGDPSLLVPDTRQKQLKLTERTEHLSFSDDPESDLEELYVDMDRTTTRESTETELSYVIVCGKKWQRRYLGMVAAMFCGVWGGSIMAPMKFCQSDTKGTHFLLSFSIGASIVNTGMWLVRYGYNVLHYQSCSKAYASLPSFHLHTMWLAGGLSGMLWSIGNFFSLISVFYLGQGVGYPLVQTSIIVSGLWGIFYFKEITGFERISKWLASSLLTIFGILLLGYEHVDE; this is translated from the coding sequence ATGGATGCCGCCGTAAATGGCGCAGCCGCTGTCGCGTGTGAAGCATGCGGCTGGGCGGCGGCCCTTTGTTCCATGCTCGCCTTTGGAACCTTTGGGGTACCCATCAAATCAAAAGCCGCCGTGTCCGTAGACATTGATCCACTCGTCTTTCAAACCTATAAAACATTCATGTGCTTCGCCACTTCCTGGCTTGTTCTTCTCGCCGGTGAGCCCTTTACCTTTACGCCCTGGGGAATCGTCAGTGGCCTCTTCTGGGTTCCCGGAGGAACGGCAACCATCTTTGCCGTCAAGAATGCGGGTTTGGCCATTGGCATTGGGATCGGATCGTCCTTTATCGTTCTCGTCAGCTTTATATGGGGCATTTTCGTCTTTGAAGAAGCCGTGCACTCGAAAACTGGAGCTTGTTTGGCCATTTTCTCCATGATGTTGGGCTTGTTGGGCATGAGCTATTTCAGTAGTCCGGAAAGCGCCGAGGCGATCGCGGCCGACGAGGCACAGGACGAACCACTCGCTTGGGCCTTGGAGACGACCGACCCCGGAGACGCACTCGTGACCAATGCGCAACACTCGGTGCGACTGTGTTCGGGCATTCGGTACCGCGGTCTAGGTCCGGGGGGTCACGAAACAGACGACAACCAAAATAGCGACCATAGTAGTAGCAACAGCAATCCCGGAGATCCTTCGCTCCTCGTACCAGATACACGTCAAAAGCAGCTCAAGCTTACGGAGCGGACGGAACATTTGTCCTTTTCCGACGACCCTGAGTCGGATCTGGAAGAATTATATGTAGATATGGATCGTACCACGACCCGAGAGTCCACAGAGACCGAACTCTCGTACGTCATTGTTTGCGGAAAGAAATGGCAGCGGAGGTATTTGGGCATGGTCGCCGCCATGTTCTGCGGGGTGTGGGGTGGATCAATCATGGCTCCCATGAAATTCTGCCAATCCGATACCAAAGGCACGCACTTCCTTCTCAGTTTTTCCATTGGTGCCTCCATTGTCAACACGGGCATGTGGCTCGTAAGGTACGGCTACAACGTCCTCCACTACCAATCGTGCTCGAAAGCGTACGCATCGCTACCGTCCTTTCACTTGCACACCATGTGGCTCGCGGGAGGCTTATCCGGTATGCTTTGGTCGATCGGAAACTTTTTCAGTCTGATCTCGGTGTTCTACCTCGGACAGGGTGTCGGATATCCTTTGGTACAAACAAGCATTATTGTTTCCGGTCTCTGGGGGATATTTTATTTCAAAGAAATAACCGGATTCGAGCGTATCAGCAAATGGCTAGCTTCTTCTCTGCTCACCATCTTTGGGATTCTACTTCTCGGCTACGAGCACGTGGATGAGTAG
- a CDS encoding predicted protein yields GSREFSRSVLLVYAAALVFFMQAGFAMLCAGAVRKKNVQNTMLKNLLDACGAAVAFFIVGYAIAFGGMEPESPNKTFLGNTNFFLMGVDDLAFWLFQYAFSAASATIVAGTLAERCQMVAYLCYSVMLTGWVYPIIAHAIWSPNGWLSASSVDPLWGVGMVDFAGSGVVHMTGGVTALFATLILGPRRGRFHDETGRRLDKPKSFPGHSVALQMLGTFILWFGWYGFNCGSALLIDKPGANDIAALAGVNTTLSAGVAGIVALFVNLWYLERTTGEPFFDLTYAMNGSLSGLVAITGGCAVLEPWAAAVTGVGAGILYMVGSRGLVMLRLDDAVDAIPVHFVNGAWGLMSVGLFASPARLLAAYDNDAHPGWFYSLRNGKSDGRLVGVQLVGIVFIVGWVMVIMLPFFIWLDWKGWFRSDPLEEIVGLDTSYHGGLA; encoded by the exons GGGAGTCGCGAATTCTCTCGTTCGGTGCTGCTCGTCTACGCTGCTGCACTCGTATTCTTTATGCAAGCCGGCTTCGCCATGCTCTGTGCCGGAGCCGTCCGGAAAAAGAACGTGCAGAACACCATGCTCAAGAACTTGTTGGACGCCTGTGGAGCCGCCGTCGCCTTTTTCATCGTGGGCTACGCTATAGCCTTTGGAGGCATGGAACCGGAATCGCCCAACAAGACATTTCTCGGGAACACCAATTTCTTTTTAATGGGAGTGGACGATTTGGCCTTTTGGTTGTTCCAGTACGCCTTTTCCGCTGCCTCTGCAACCATCGTCGCGGGAACTTTGGCCGAGCGCTGCCAAATGGTTGCCTACTTGTGTTACTCCGTAATGTTGACGGGATGGGTCTATCCGATTATCGCGCACGCGATTTGGTCACCCAACGGTTGGCTCTCCGCCAGTTCCGTGGATCCGCTATGGGGTGTCGGCATGGTCGATTTCGCCGGCTCGGGAGTAGTGCACATGACTGGAGGCGTTACCGCCTTGTTCGCCACTCTCATACTCGGACCTCGCCGTGGACGGTTTCACGATGAAACCGGACGCCGGCTCGACAAACCAAAATCCTTTCCCGGACACTCCGTGGCCTTGCAG ATGCTCGGTACCTTCATTCTCTGGTTTGGTTGGTATGGATTCAATTGCGGTTCGGCGTTACTCATCGACAAGCCCGGTGCTAACGATATTGCCGCCTTGGCGGGCGTCAATACGACACTTTCTGCCGGAGTCGCTGGGATAGTTGCACTCTTTGTCAACCTCTGGTACCTCGAGCGAACAACCGGAGAACCTTTTTTTGATTTGACCTACGCCATGAACGGATCCCTTTCGGGTCTCGTGGCCATCACAGGAGGTTGCGCTGTTCTCGAGCCCTGGGCGGCAGCGGTCACTGGAGTCGGTGCCGGTATCTTGTACATGGTTGGATCACGAGGTTTGGTCATGTTGCGATTGGATGACGCGGTTGACGCGATTCCCGTTCATTTTGTGAACGGGGCCTGGGGTCTCATGTCGGTCGGATTGTTCGCGTCACCAGCACGCTTGCTGGCCGCGTACGACAACGACGCTCATCCTGGATGGTTCTATTCCCTACGAAACGGCAAATCGGACGGGCGTTTGGTTGGAGTTCAGCTGGTAGGCATTGTATTTATCGTGGGATGGGTCATGGTGATTATGTTGCCCTTCTTCATTTGGTTGGATTGGAAGGGATGGTTCCGGTcggatcctttggaagaaattgtggGATTGGACACGTCGTACCACGGTGGTCTCGCT
- a CDS encoding glycosyl transferase, family 1 (Precise function unknown. Probably catalyzes the transfer of sugar moieties from activated donor molecules (typically UDP-, ADP-, GDP-, or CMP-linked sugars) to specific acceptor molecules, forming glycosidic bonds. Functions in the ER-Golgi network.) has product MLLLTTAICWLLVPCVALLSAILYHRIKYFRRTKRKTWAFFHPYCSSGGGGERVLWKMVQVLSDLHHKGWHVDELLSSAPRFSLLMESLGTMQLAYQGFLRQYKNTGVLPDIFLDTTGCAFTFVVASILFGSRIIPYVHYPTISTDMLQLVWERRRSSYNHQDYISSSRVTTYVKLLYYIGFAVLYGMVGSLSTLVLVNSTWTYNHIQSLWKGAAWSKDRIRILYPPCRVAVPSKNGPKREKIVLSIGQFRPEKDHNLQLEAFAYLLKNHAELRGQVQLVLLGGCRGESDQRRLEALQVLAGTLQLESSVQFVVNQKYSVVEHWLQKSSVGIHTMWNEHFGIGIVEMMAAGLIVVAHNSGGPKLDIVTEYKSQSTGFLATTKEEYAQAMYRAFTMGSAESQAMRQAAQKSASRFSDVVFAKSFEEILLQANLL; this is encoded by the exons ATGCTGCTACTGACAACAGCAATCTGTTGGCTGCTGGTTCCTTGCGTTGCACTACTCAGCGCTATCTTGTACCACCGTATCAAGTACTTCAGACGAACAAAGAGAAAGACGTGGGCTTTCTTCCACCCCTATTGCTCCAGTGGTGGAGGTGGTGAGCGTGTGTTGTGGAAAATGGTACAAGTATTGAGCGATCTCCATCACAAAGGCTGGCACGTGGAC GAGCTCCTGTCATCGGCGCCGCGCTTTTCTCTATTGATGGAGAGTTTAGGGACGATGCAACTGGCATATCAAGGATTTCTGCGGCAGTACAAGAATACTGGGGTGCTGCCTGACATCTTTCTGGACACCACCGGCTGTGCCTTTACCTTTGTTGTAGCATCCATCCTGTTCGGCTCCCGAATTATTCCGTACGTGCACTACCCAACAATTTCCACTGATATGCTGCAGCTTGTTTGGGAACGGCGGCGGAGCTCCTACAATCATCAGGACTACATCTCATCGAGTCGCGTCACGACATACGTCAAACTCCTCTACTACATCGGTTTTGCCGTATTGTACGGTATGGTCGGGAGTTTGTCGACGCTTGTGTTGGTCAACTCGACCTGGACGTACAATCACATTCAAAGCTTGTGGAAGGGCGCGGCGTGGTCCAAGGATCGCATCCGAATCCTCTATCCTCCGTGCCGCGTCGCCGTACCATCCAAGAACGGTCCCAAACGCGAAAAGATTGTTCTTTCGATCGGCCAATTCCGTCCGGAAAAGGATCACAATTTACAGCTCGAGGCGTTTGCCTATTTATTAAAAAACCATGCCGAGCTTCGTGGACAGGTACAGCTTGTGTTGTTGGGTGGTTGTCGCGGCGAATCGGACCAACGACGACTAGAGGCACTACAAGTGTTAGCCGGAACATTGCAACTGGAATCTTCCGTCCAATTTGTGGTCAACCAAAAGTATTCCGTGGTCGAACACTGGCTACAAAAATCAAGTGTAGGCATTCATACGATGTGGAACGAACATTTTGGGATTGGAATTGTCGAAATGATGGCCGCAGGGTTGATCGTCGTCGCACACAACTCTGGTGGACCAAAGttggacattgtcaccgAGTACAAATCTCAGTCGACGGGGTTTCTGGCCacgacgaaagaagaatACGCCCAGGCCATGTACCGAGCCTTCACGATGGGTTCTGCCGAGTCGCAAGCCATGCGTCAGGCGGCTCAAAAGTCGGCCTCGCGCTTCTCGGACGTTGTGTTTGCAAAATcgttcgaagaaattttgCTTCAAGCCAACTTGCTGTGA
- a CDS encoding predicted protein, translating into MTGAASQACFVDTPEDFCAVILASTVGARLFPLTSIQTPKHLLPMAGVPILLRLLRVIQASSFASCVVVVAPDDVATIPLLQEQANVTQLAAQPHPVWNIAPPDADPNGTISSAMKLTVFRLTEDCPGSVEALRQVETAALVDRASHMVVLPADLVVLGLEETLPHLVHTHRQALLQATLEVERVEPACTILLADVGEQDEHGLPLKESAKQKKGGLAREEEEIEYVALSYESEKDNSPRVVWKQPKIDVEEDRDMTGATPKLVLPKPRLRQGCITRVRTDWSDLHVYVFAPWVRRLITSRTGLVSLQEDLLPLLISRQFQGVVETFGSKADKDILDEVLKLNTKTENTLTESNLLDGSTNTEIHRLSTPRQSETAAPEGKRYSVLARVVQSSALRAHSVASYLYASKEVSSRAVQDPTVTNTDPCLFVPNGTSHKPKYQSVFLPDVQMGDKVTLKSCVVGRRCQIGTKCRLNNVVLMDDVVIGENTILQNSIVSRHSVIGENCNLNDCQVGPNQMIAPMTKEKGETFLEA; encoded by the coding sequence ATGACGGGAGCTGCATCGCAAGCTTGTTTTGTTGACACTCCGGAGGACTTTTGCGCGGTTATTTTGGCGTCCACCGTCGGTGCCCGTCTTTTTCCTCTCACGTCCATCCAAACGCCGAAACATCTCTTGCCGATGGCGGGAGTTCCAATTTTGCTGCGCCTTTTACGGGTGATACAAGCGAGTAGCTTTGCTTCCtgtgtggtggtggttgcaCCGGACGATGTTGCGACAATTCCTCTCTTGCAAGAACAGGCAAACGTGACCCAACTCGCTGCGCAGCCCCATCCGGTCTGGAACATTGCGCCACCAGATGCCGACCCTAACGGAACGATCAGCTCCGCAATGAAGCTTACGGTCTTTCGGTTGACAGAAGACTGCCCAGGATCAGTCGAAGCACTCCGTCAGGTCGAAACGGCGGCGCTTGTCGATCGAGCTTCTCATATGGTAGTACTGCCGGCAGATTTGGTCGTCCTCGGCTTGGAAGAAACCTTGCCCCACCTGGTGCATACGCACCGACAGGCTCTCTTACAAGCCACTCTGGAAGTAGAGAGAGTCGAACCTGCTTGTACTATACTCCTAGCGGACGTGGGCGAACAAGACGAACACGGCTTGCCATTGAAAGAGTCCGCCAAGCAGAAGAAAGGCGGACTGGCACGGGAAGAGGAAGAGATCGAATACGTAGCACTATCCTACGAATCGGAAAAAGACAACTCGCCGCGAGTTGTCTGGAAACAGCCCAAAATCGATGTAGAAGAAGACCGGGATATGACTGGGGCGACTCCCAAACTCGTCTTGCCCAAACCACGACTGCGACAGGGTTGTATTACGCGAGTTCGCACCGATTGGAGTGATCTGCACGTGTATGTGTTCGCGCCATGGGTCCGGCGCTTGATTACTTCTCGAACCGGCTTAGTGTCCCTTCAAGAAGATTTGCTGCCACTCTTGATTTCTCGACAGTTTCAAGGTGTCGTGGAAACCTTCGGAAGCAAAGCAGACAAGGACATATTGGATGAGGTTTTGAAACTGAATACTAAAACGGAAAACACGTTGACTGAATCGAATCTGTTGGACGGTAGCACCAATACTGAAATTCACCGTCTTTCCACACCTCGCCAAAGCGAAACTGCCGCACCGGAAGGAAAAAGATATTCAGTGTTGGCTCGTGTGGTACAATCGTCGGCACTGCGGGCGCATTCCGTTGCTTCCTATTTGTACGCCTCGAAAGAGGTTTCCAGTAGGGCTGTGCAAGATCCTACGGTGACAAACACAGATCCTTGTCTCTTCGTTCCGAATGGTACATCGCACAAGCCTAAGTATCAGTCCGTTTTCTTGCCCGACGTTCAAATGGGCGACAAAGTGACACTCAAGTCGTGCGTTGTCGGGCGACGGTGCCAAATTGGCACCAAGTGCCGTCTCAACAATGTGGTGCTCATGGATGATGTTGTCATTGGAGAGAACACAATTCTTCAGAATTCCATTGTCAGTCGCCACAGTGTAATCGGAGAGAACTGCAATCTGAACGACTGTCAAGTAGGACCAAATCAAATGATTGCGCCAATGACAAAGGAAAAGGGCGAAACGTTTCTGGAAGCATAG